From the Canis aureus isolate CA01 chromosome 33, VMU_Caureus_v.1.0, whole genome shotgun sequence genome, one window contains:
- the HPSE gene encoding heparanase: MLLRCKARLPPPPPLLLLLLGPLGPFSPGALAGPVQAEDPAELDFSTERPVHQVSPAFLSFTIDASLATDPRFLTILGSPKLRTLARGLSPAYLRFGGTKTDFLIFDPQKEPTFEERSYWQSQVKQDICKSGSIPSDVEKRLQLEWPFQEKLLLQEQYQKKFKNSTYSRSSVDMLYTFANCSGLDLIFGLNALLRTANLQWNSSNAQLLLDYCSSKNYNISWELGNEPNSFRKKAGIFIDGLQLGKDFVKLHKLLGKTSFKTANLYGPDIGQPRGKTVPMLRSFLKAGGKVIDSVTWHHYYLNGRIATKEDFLNPDVLDTFTSTVQKIFQVVEETSPHKKVWLGETSSAYGGGAPLLSNTFAAGFMWLDKLGLSARMGIEVVMRQVLFGAGNYHLVDENFEPLPDYWLSLLFKKLVGTNVFMASVKGPDRSKLRVYLHCTNVNHPRYKEGDLTLYALNLHNVTKRLQLPYHLFDKQVDKYLLQPLGPDELLSKSVQLNGQTLKMVDDHTLPALTEKSLRPGSSLGLPAFSYGFFVIRNAKVPACI, translated from the exons ATGCTGCTGCGCTGCAAGGCccggctgccgccgccgccgccgctgctgctgctgctcctggggccGCTCGGCCCCTTCTCCCCGGGCGCCCTGGCGGGCCCCGTGCAGGCCGAGGACCCCGCGGAGCTGGACTTCTCCACCGAGCGGCCGGTGCACCAGGTGAGCCCCGCGTTCCTGTCCTTCACCATCGACGCCAGCCTGGCCACGGACCCGCGGTTCCTCACCATCCTGGG TTCACCAAAGCTTCGTACCCTGGCCAGAGGTTTGTCTCCTGCATACCTGCGATTTGGTGGCACCAAGACGGACTTTCTAATTTTTGATCCCCAAAAAGAACCAACCTTTGAAGAGAGAAGTTACTGGCAGTCTCAAGTCAAGCAGG atatttgcaaatctggATCCATCCCTTCTGATGTAGAGAAGAGGTTACAGTTGGAATGGCCATTCCAGGAAAAACTGCTGCTCCAAGAGCAGTATCAGAAAAAGTTCAAGAACAGCACTTACTCAA gaagCTCTGTGGATATGCTGTACACTTTTGCAAATTGCTCAGGATTGGACTTGATCTTTGGTCTAAATGCCTTACTACGAACAGCAAATTTGCAGTGGAATAGTTCTAACGCTCAATTGCTCCTGGACTATTGCTCTTCCAAGAATTATAACATCTCTTGGGAACTAGGCAATG AACCTAACAGTTTCCGGAAGAAGGCTGGTATTTTCATCGATGGATTGCAGTTAGGAAAAGATTTTGTCAAGTTGCATAAACTTCTAGGCAAAACCTCTTTCAAAACCGCCAATCTCTATGGTCCTGATATTGGCCAGCCTCGAGGAAAGACAGTCCCCATGCTAAGGAG tttcctgaAGGCTGGAGGAAAAGTGATTGATTCTGTTACATGGCACCA cTACTACTTGAATGGACGAATTGCTACCAAAGAAGATTTCCTAAACCCTGATGTGTTGGACACTTTTACTTCAACTGTGCAAAAGATTTTCCAg GTTGTTGAGGAGACCAGCCCCCACAAGAAGGTTTGGTTAGGAGAAACAAGCTCAGCATACGGGGGTGGAGCACCCTTGCTGTCCAACACCTTTGCAGCTGGCTTTAT GTGGCTGGATAAATTGGGCCTGTCCGCCAGAATGGGCATAGAAGTGGTGATGAGGCAAGTGCTCTTTGGAGCTGGAAACTACCACTTAGTAGATGAAAACTTCGAACCTTTACCT GATTATTGGCTATCTCTTCTGTTCAAGAAACTCGTGGGCACCAATGTGTTCATGGCAAGTGTGAAAGGTCCAGACAGAAGTAAACTTCGAGTATACCTTCATTGCACCAATGTCAATCA CCCAAGGTATAAAGAAGGAGATTTAACTCTGTATGCCTTAAACCTCCATAATGTCACCAAACGCTTGCAGTTGCCATATCATCTATTTGACAAACAAGTGGACAAGTATCTCTTACAACCTCTAGGACCTGATGAGTTACTTTCCAA ATCTGTTCAACTCAATGGTCAAACTCTGAAGATGGTGGATGATCACACCCTCCCGGCTTTAACAGAAAAATCTCTCCGCCCAGGAAGTTCACTGGGCTTGCCAGCTTTCTCATATGGATTTTTTGTGATAAGAAATGCCAAAGTTCCTGCTTGCATCTGA